One window of Flavobacteriales bacterium genomic DNA carries:
- a CDS encoding alanine dehydrogenase, whose translation MSTSSELLKQLAREVSMLPQEQTMEVGKKGKNLFIGIPKEVTPQEHRVPLTPASVAVLVGRGHDIVVQRGVGSSVQFQDSDYSEAGAKLADSAREVFEADLILKVAAPVEEEIAMLRHKQILISALQMGGQHRESLRSMMEKKVTAVAWDFIKDREGIFPIIRAMGEIAGNTAIQIAAEHLSTDKGGQGLMLGGISGVAPAEVVVIGAGTVGEFATRAALGVGASVKVFDKSIYRLRRLQSTLGQRIWTSVIQPDVLKQALLQADVAVGALRPEHGRTPLVVSDDMVGQMKTGSVIVDVSIDRGGCFETSEITSLTDPVFKKYGVVHYCVPNIASRVPRTASYALTNIFTPILLSMGEIGRFEDLIKRNLGLRHGVYLYNGALTSEILSEAYRLPFKDLDIMLAAF comes from the coding sequence AACTGTTGAAGCAACTGGCCCGCGAGGTCTCCATGCTCCCCCAGGAGCAGACCATGGAGGTGGGCAAGAAGGGGAAGAACCTCTTCATCGGCATACCCAAGGAAGTAACCCCGCAGGAGCACCGCGTGCCGCTCACCCCCGCGAGCGTTGCGGTGCTCGTAGGGCGCGGGCACGACATCGTGGTGCAGCGTGGCGTGGGCAGCAGCGTGCAGTTCCAGGACAGCGACTACAGCGAGGCCGGCGCCAAGCTTGCCGACAGTGCGCGCGAGGTCTTCGAGGCGGACCTGATCCTGAAAGTGGCGGCGCCCGTGGAAGAGGAGATCGCCATGCTGCGGCACAAGCAGATCCTCATTTCGGCCTTGCAGATGGGCGGACAGCACCGCGAATCCCTGCGGAGCATGATGGAGAAGAAGGTCACCGCGGTGGCGTGGGACTTCATCAAGGACCGCGAGGGGATCTTCCCCATTATCCGCGCCATGGGTGAGATCGCCGGTAACACCGCCATCCAGATCGCTGCGGAACACCTCAGCACCGACAAGGGCGGTCAGGGCCTCATGCTCGGCGGCATCAGCGGGGTGGCACCGGCGGAAGTGGTGGTGATCGGCGCGGGCACCGTGGGTGAATTCGCCACACGCGCCGCCTTGGGCGTAGGTGCCAGCGTGAAGGTCTTCGATAAAAGCATCTACCGCTTGCGCCGCTTGCAAAGCACGCTCGGCCAGCGCATCTGGACCAGCGTGATCCAACCGGATGTGTTGAAACAGGCGCTCCTGCAAGCCGACGTGGCCGTGGGCGCGCTCCGTCCGGAACATGGACGCACGCCCTTGGTGGTCAGCGATGACATGGTAGGCCAGATGAAGACCGGCAGCGTGATCGTGGACGTCAGCATCGACCGGGGCGGCTGCTTCGAGACCAGCGAGATCACCAGCCTCACTGATCCCGTTTTCAAGAAATACGGCGTGGTCCACTACTGCGTGCCCAACATCGCCAGCCGGGTGCCCCGGACCGCTTCCTACGCGCTCACCAACATCTTCACGCCCATCCTGCTCTCCATGGGCGAGATCGGCCGCTTCGAGGACCTCATCAAGCGCAACCTCGGCCTGCGCCACGGCGTGTACCTCTACAACGGCGCCCTCACCAGCGAGATC